The sequence below is a genomic window from Streptomyces sp. NBC_00289.
CGTTGCGGGCGTAGGTCAGCGCGAGTTGGTCGCGCTTGGTAGTGGAGGAGGGCATGCGCCAGGTGTCGATCCGGGTGTCATAGCGGTGCGACCAGCCGGGCACGTCCAGCACGCCGGCGACCCAGTGCGGCGCGGCCACCGTCAACGCCTCCACCGCCGCCCGCACGCTCTCCCCGGCCAGCTCCAGGCGGTTCAGGCCCCGTACCGCGGAGACGATATGGGTGGAGTCGGTGCGCTGCTTGCCTCCGGCCCCGACTAGACCCTGCTCCGTCAGCCTCTCCAGCAGCAGGTCCAGGACCTTCTCCTTCAGATGATGCTCGACCACCCGGGTACGGAACTGGGACAGCACGGTGAAGTCGAAGCCGGTGTCGGTCAGCTCCAACCCGAGCGCGTACGCCCACGAAAGCCGGTCACGCACCGCCTCCGCAGCCTGGCGGTCCGTCAGGTTCTCGGCCATCTGGAACACCGTCGGCAAACGCGAGCCGGCCCGGGGACCAGCTCGCCGGCCCGGTCACGCCGAAAGCCTCCGCGAACTCCCCGATCGGGAACAGTTCCCCCAGCCGGTCACGCACCGTCACCGGCAACGGCACCTGCCGCCCAAATTCTTCGCCCGCACCGCCCGCGCCACCACGGGATCCGGCTCCGGCCACGACTGCGGCTCCAGCGACACGCCCAGCCCACCCCACGCTCGGG
It includes:
- a CDS encoding transposase — protein: MAENLTDRQAAEAVRDRLSWAYALGLELTDTGFDFTVLSQFRTRVVEHHLKEKVLDLLLERLTEQGLVGAGGKQRTDSTHIVSAVRGLNRLELAGESVRAAVEALTVAAPHWVAGVLDVPGWSHRYDTRIDTWRMPSSTTKRDQLALTYARNGFALLSAVYSALRTLAARAARGADPAHRAAAELHPHRRTRRSRGGGPPDQDRGGR